A DNA window from Engystomops pustulosus chromosome 10, aEngPut4.maternal, whole genome shotgun sequence contains the following coding sequences:
- the FAM78B gene encoding protein FAM78B isoform X2 produces MGPTNKISRFSVSMNDNFYPSVTWAVPVSESNVPMLTRIKRDQSFTTWLVAMNAHTKEKIILQTIKWRMRVDIEVDPTQLLGKRARLVGRTQQEQPRILSRMEPIPPNALVKPNANDAQVLMWRPKRGQPVIVIPPK; encoded by the coding sequence ATGGGTCCCACAAATAAAATTTCCAGGTTCTCCGTCAGCATGAATGACAACTTCTACCCTAGTGTGACGTGGGCAGTGCCTGTGAGTGAAAGCAATGTTCCCATGCTCACCAGAATTAAAAGAGACCAAAGTTTCACCACTTGGTTGGTAGCTATGAATGCACACACCAAGGAGAAGATAATTCTACAAACAATAAAATGGAGGATGAGGGTAGACATTGAGGTGGATCCCACTCAGCTGCTGGGTAAACGGGCCAGATTAGTGGGTAGAACTCAGCAGGAGCAGCCCAGGATTTTAAGCCGCATGGAGCCAATCCCACCCAATGCACTGGTAAAGCCTAATGCAAATGATGCACAGGTACTAATGTGGAGGCCGAAAAGAGGACAACCGGTTATAGTTATTCCTCCTAAGTAG